TTACCTGCAACATGCCGAGGACGCGCATAAGGCGTTCTTGTACAAGCTGGAAGGTTGCCAGTTCTCGGCCAAACTGCTTTCTCTCAGTGCAGTATTTAAGAGCGTTATCGTAAGCACCTAAGTTTCCCAAGGCATCAGATCAAAAACAGAGTGATATGCAACACACAAGACAACGAGGAGGCTTACACAACAAACAAACGAACAAAGAGGACACGAAGGGTCGGCTTCCGTGCATGAAAAGTACCGTTCTAAGTCTGAAAGATGTGGATACGGAAATCACGCCTAAATTCGTGACAGCGCCGCACCAACATATCTGTGAAATAGCAACATGTACGTTCGCCCCAAGATCTGACCAAAAGCACACCAGCAAGAATCGTCACCGTTCGAGCATGCAACACATGATAATCCCACTTCAAGGAAATGAAAAGTACCTGCCTACGCAAGGAATATGAGTGTGCTTCTTGAACCGTCTATGCTAACGGATGAGTGTACCAGTATATTTGCAGCCACATGCATgtacaggaaagaagacgtgAACTCCTGTACAAAGCCGCAAGCGTACCTAGCAAGACACCAACGCATTCCGCGGCGACAACAGCGCGGGAAGATTCCAAGACCTGTGCTGTCGCGCCGGAGAAACCCTCGTGTTGAAGTCTGTGCGAATCTGGTACGAAGCAATCTTTCAAGACTATGTCAGCGTTCTGCACGATGCGCAAGGATACCTTGTTCTCTATCTTTGTCGCCGAAAAGCCAGGAAAGTCCTTCTCCTGAGAGAAATCAGTAGCAGGCGTAAGCGTGGCAGATGCAGATATATTGGAGCTTAAGGCCTAGAAACCATCTTGGTTAACCCCACTGCCTCAGTGCCAAGAAAGTGGACGCATCCAATACGACGTTTCCGAAGTCTTGCTGACCGTCGGAAGGAAGGACTTCCCCCCTGTCGGCGACGCACCACTATAAACCCGAGGATTTTCTCCGAGTGCACGTCTCGCGCCCAGACAACCACGATGTCCGAGAATGTGGCATTCCCAATCCACCTTTTCTGTCCATTCAGAATCCATCctccttccactttctttGCCGAGGTCCGAAGCCCCGTAGCATCACTTCCATGGTTGGGTTCCGTCAGGCCGAAGCTTCCGATGCACTCAAGACGTGACATCTGTACAATCCAAATCAAAAACGTATTCTTAAAACGGCATAAGCAAATGACAGCCTGTCCCTTCTTCCCAAACATACATGCAAACATGTGTGtgcgtacatatatatatatatatatatatatactgcCATGCACTGGCTGAATATGAGGAAAGTACTTGCTACAAGATACGAGTTGGTTGTACTTCAAATTTAAGGTGACACTGTATCGACGACGCTTTGAAATGGAAGTCCAAGGAGCCGCAAGTCAGCACAGATTGTACGTAGGAAGGGAGCTTTTAACGAACCTGAAGTAAACGCGAACAATGGTTATTACCTTAGGGAGCCACATGGCCTTCTGCTCCTGGGTGCCGGCGACAGCGATAGACTGCATCGCAAGGCCGCAGTGGACGAGGTAAAATGTGGAGAATGATGCGTCGACTCGAGCCATCTCCACTGCCATCAGAATGGCTTCTGTGTGCGTTAAGCCAGGGCATC
This Toxoplasma gondii ME49 chromosome VIII, whole genome shotgun sequence DNA region includes the following protein-coding sequences:
- a CDS encoding acyl-CoA dehydrogenase domain-containing protein (encoded by transcript TGME49_231900): MGRAGRNIRAEGRLVQLSGQVKREPVDSTLCSKNSDGKSSNDNSSDELQDGKPAADMRHGKTGGGPIYALDFMHFDSLLTPRERTLRGRVQNIVSRYVEHAVLPLYEAAAFDSELVEICKKFGPAGLQIKGYGCPGLTHTEAILMAVEMARVDASFSTFYLVHCGLAMQSIAVAGTQEQKAMWLPKMSRLECIGSFGLTEPNHGSDATGLRTSAKKVEGGWILNGQKRWIGNATFSDIVVVWARDVHSEKILGFIVEKDFPGFSATKIENKVSLRIVQNADIVLKDCFVPDSHRLQHEGFSGATAQVLESSRAVVAAECVGVLLGAYDNALKYCTERKQFGRELATFQLVQERLMRVLGMLQGVLLLVLRLGRLMDEGKPHMMAHIALAKATCSRVAREGIALCREVLGGNGIVTDFGVAKFHADIEALYTYEGTYDINMLIAGRAVTGRSAFK